A genomic segment from Nicotiana sylvestris chromosome 1, ASM39365v2, whole genome shotgun sequence encodes:
- the LOC138891235 gene encoding uncharacterized protein yields MPELPRLEWKGSSVSTSSRVISFLKPRHMVEKGCLAYSYVRDTIAESSTIDSVLVVREFADMFHSELPGMLPDRDIDFCIDLAPSTYLIYIPPYCMLPKELKEQLEELLAKGFVRSSVSPQGVSVLFVKKKDETMRMCINYRHLNKVTIKKKYPLPHIDDFFDQLQGARVFSKIDLRSRYHQLKIPDTDVSKTTFRTRYGHYELLVMSFGLTNAPMTFIDLMNQVFRPCIDSFVILFIDDILIYHVITADLVQGFSSIASPLTRLTHKGAPFRWSDDYEASFQKLKTALTIAPILVFPFSSGMYTRDLNLRQQRWIELLKDYDITILYHSGKENVVTDSLSRKADSMGSLAFISAEERPLALDIQSLANKLIKARQFDDPHLAVLREIVLQGSAKDISIGEDGVLRLQSHLCVPNVDGFRERILEEAHSSRYQSSIEMASFEALYGRRCRSSIRWFQPGEAKLYGTDFVKDALEKGWLVWDLERVGVESEHLVP; encoded by the exons ATGCCAGAGTtgccgaggttggagtggaagggttcctcagttagtacatctagtcgggttatttcTTTTCTGAAGCCTCGACATATGGtagagaagggttgtttggcttattcTTATGTTCGAGACACCATCGCAGAGTCTtcgacgattgattcagttctagtagtcCGGGAATTCGCCGATATGTTTCATTCTGAACTTCCAGGCATGCtaccggatcgtgatattgatttctgtattgatttagCTCCAAGTACTTATCTTATATATATCCCACCATACTGTATGcttccgaaagagttgaaggagcagcttgaggaattgttagcaaaggggtttgtgagATCGAGTGTGTCACCTCAGGGTGTAtcggtgttgtttgtgaagaagaaggatgagaccatgcggatgtgcattaattaccgccatttgaacaaggttaccatcaagAAAAAGTACCCGTTGCCACacattgatgatttttttgaccaattgcagggtgctagggtgttttctaagatcgacttgagatcaagGTATCATCAGCTAAAGATTCCGGACACAGATGTCTCGAAGACTACTTTtcgtactagatatggccattatgagcttctggtgatgtccttcggcttgactaatgccccaatgACATTTATAGACTTGATGAACCAGGTGTTCAGGCCTTGtattgattcctttgttattctcttcattgatgacatcttgatctaTCAC gttattaccgcCGATTtggtgcagggcttttcatccattgcatcacctttgactagattgacccataagggtgctcctttccgttgGTCTGATGATtatgaggcaagctttcagaagctcaagacagctttgactatagcacCGATTCTAGTGTTTCCTTTCAGTtcggggatgtatacg agggatctcaatttgaggcagcaaagGTGGattgagttactaaaggattatgacatcaccattctttatcattcgGGCAAGGAAAATGTGGTCACGGATTCCTTAAGCAGGAAAGCAGacagtatgggtagcttggcattcatttcagcagaggagagaccactagctttggacattcagtccttggctaacaaactt ATCAAGGCTCGGCAGTTCGATGATCCGCATTTGGCTGTCCTTAGAGAGATAGTACTACAGGGCAGTGCCAAAGAtatttctattggcgaggatggtgttctacGACTCCAGAGtcacctatgtgttcctaatgtcgatggctttagggagaggattctagaggaggcacatagttcacg ttatcagtccagcatcgagatggcttcatttgaggctttatatggtcggcgatgtcgATCTTCTATCAGGTGGTTtcagcctggtgaggctaagttatatggtacagaTTTTGtgaaagatgccttggaaaag ggatggttggtttgggatttggaaAGAGTTGGAGTtgaatcggaacacttggttccttaa